A genomic stretch from Thauera sp. GDN1 includes:
- a CDS encoding glycosyltransferase family 2 protein, translating to MNAPRVSIITPAYNAARYLPQAVASVIEQSFQNWELIIINDGSTDATRDYLDTLTDPRIRVIHQENGGVSRARNAGLECARGAFVTFMDADDALPRGSLAVRVRYLDAHPEVTVVDGRITIKDAALATTLRERVGGNRGPYFSRLIRLDSSVFFGVAVMVRRAAIGTTRFENGLSHCEDLLFLLEAANKRDWVYGAVDEAVYLYRTGAGSAMSDLEGLESGYLYLYGRCRLLEEATAEDLAYLYRRIRRILVRSWLRRGQLSRALKFYIRLKSLANFKL from the coding sequence ATGAACGCGCCACGCGTTTCGATCATCACCCCTGCATACAACGCCGCGCGCTACCTTCCGCAGGCAGTCGCCTCTGTGATCGAACAGAGCTTCCAGAACTGGGAGCTGATCATCATCAACGACGGTAGTACGGACGCCACGCGCGACTACCTCGACACCCTGACCGACCCCAGGATTCGCGTTATCCATCAGGAGAATGGGGGCGTGAGCCGCGCGCGCAATGCGGGCCTGGAGTGTGCGCGGGGGGCGTTCGTGACGTTTATGGATGCGGATGACGCACTGCCGCGGGGGAGTCTGGCGGTGCGAGTGCGCTATCTCGATGCTCATCCCGAAGTGACCGTTGTGGATGGGCGGATCACGATCAAGGATGCGGCGCTTGCGACGACGCTGCGCGAACGGGTTGGCGGCAATCGGGGCCCTTATTTTTCGCGGCTTATCCGGCTGGATTCGTCGGTGTTCTTTGGTGTGGCCGTGATGGTTCGCCGGGCAGCCATTGGGACGACACGCTTTGAGAACGGATTGAGTCACTGCGAGGACTTGTTGTTTCTGTTGGAGGCAGCCAACAAAAGGGACTGGGTTTATGGGGCAGTGGATGAGGCTGTGTATTTGTATCGCACGGGGGCGGGGTCGGCGATGAGTGATCTGGAGGGGCTGGAGAGCGGGTATTTGTATTTGTACGGGCGCTGCCGGTTGCTTGAGGAGGCTACGGCCGAGGATCTAGCGTATCTGTATCGAAGGATACGGAGGATTCTGGTGCGGAGTTGGTTGCGGCGAGGTCAGCTTAGCCGAGCACTGAAATTCTATATACGACTTAAGAGCTTAGCTAACTTTAAATTATAA
- a CDS encoding SDR family NAD(P)-dependent oxidoreductase — translation MHVNFPHILVTGGVGSVGRSMIVRLLEEHPEVERITIFSRDEHKQTDMAQELGAYASRLRFVIGDIRNPARIAEALSGVDAVIHTAAMRLVPAAEANPFECVNTNVEGTRNLIRAAKQAGVKKVVGISSDKAVAPTTAYGSTKFLMERLLIEADREGDTRFSMVRYANILSSRSSVAPLFLRLRTTGVLPITDPTMTRFSITMREGTDLIMHALTQGWGGDIVCPVCPSYRVADMAMAIAPEAEHRIIGARPGEKKHEAMYSLVEAPNTVRLGRYVVISPVSGRWKAPEFAAATGAVAVDPQREYDSGSNEQWLSVEEIRNLVARELCAA, via the coding sequence ATGCACGTCAATTTTCCGCATATCCTGGTTACCGGAGGCGTGGGCTCGGTTGGCCGATCGATGATCGTGCGCCTGCTCGAGGAGCACCCCGAGGTCGAGCGCATCACGATCTTTTCGCGCGACGAACACAAGCAGACGGATATGGCGCAGGAGCTGGGTGCGTATGCGTCGCGCTTGCGCTTCGTGATTGGCGACATCCGCAACCCTGCGCGCATCGCCGAGGCGCTGAGTGGTGTGGATGCCGTGATCCACACGGCTGCAATGCGCCTGGTGCCCGCTGCAGAAGCCAACCCGTTCGAGTGCGTGAATACGAATGTGGAAGGCACGCGGAACCTGATCCGCGCGGCAAAGCAGGCGGGCGTGAAAAAGGTGGTCGGGATCTCGTCCGACAAGGCAGTGGCCCCCACCACCGCCTATGGCTCGACCAAGTTCCTGATGGAACGGCTGCTCATCGAGGCGGACCGCGAGGGCGACACCCGGTTCTCGATGGTGCGCTACGCGAACATCCTGAGCAGCCGCAGCTCGGTCGCGCCGCTCTTCCTGCGCCTGCGCACCACGGGCGTGTTGCCGATCACCGACCCGACGATGACGCGCTTCTCGATCACCATGCGCGAAGGCACGGACCTGATCATGCATGCGCTGACGCAGGGCTGGGGCGGCGACATCGTGTGTCCGGTGTGCCCGTCGTACCGGGTCGCCGACATGGCGATGGCGATCGCCCCGGAGGCCGAGCACCGGATCATCGGCGCACGGCCTGGCGAGAAGAAGCACGAGGCGATGTACAGCCTGGTCGAGGCGCCCAACACCGTGCGCCTCGGCCGTTACGTGGTGATCTCGCCCGTGAGCGGGCGCTGGAAGGCACCGGAGTTTGCCGCTGCGACTGGCGCCGTTGCGGTGGACCCGCAGCGCGAATACGACTCGGGCAGCAACGAGCAGTGGCTGAGCGTGGAAGAGATCCGCAACCTGGTCGCGCGGGAGCTGTGTGCCGCCTGA